The sequence below is a genomic window from Sorangiineae bacterium MSr12523.
TCGCGATGCACGGCGTGGACCTACTCTTGGCCCTCTCTATGCACTGCTTTTGCGGATGCGCATCCTCGTGACCAATGATGATGGGATTTATAGCCCCGGCCTGGTCGCACTGGCCGAGGCCGCGTCGGAATTCGGGCAGGTGCGGATTGTCGCACCCGACGTCGAACAGTCGTCGATGGCGCACGCCGTGACGTCGTCGCGACCGCTTTCGCAGCGGCTTGCCAAAGTAGGGCATTTCGATGCATTCCGCGTGAACGGCACGCCCGCCGATTGCGTGGCCCTCGGCAGCCACATCTGGGGAAAAGTCGATTTGGTTCTGTCCGGCGTGAACATCGGACTCAATGTCGGCAATTCGATGTGGCATTCGGGCACGCTTGCGGCAGCCAAGCAAGCCTCCCTTCTCGGCATGCGCGGTGTCGCGCTGAGCGCGTCGGAGACGGAGGACGATTACGAGATTTTGCGTCCCCACATCGGGCGCGTCATTGCACAGCTTCTCGAGCTGCCGAAGCTCTGCTTGGTGAATGTGAACTTTCCGCCCCATCCGCGCGGCGTGCAATTCACGCGACAATCGGTGCGGCATTACGATGGCCACATCGTGCCCGCACGCGATCCTCACGGCCGCGACATTTTCTGGTTCGCCGTCAAACCGATCGAATCCCCGGAACCCGGCACCGATCGCTGGGCCATCGAGCACGATTGGGTCTCGATCACCCCGCTGCGGCTCGACCTTACCGATCAAACCGCATTGGAGGAGCTTCTCCAGCACAAGTGATCAATAGAAAAGCGTCGTGAACGTGAACGTGAAGGCGCCAATGTCGATGGGCGGCTTCGTGCCGGCGTCGCCTTGGAAGACGGCTTGCGTCGAGCACGATCCTTTGCCCTTGA
It includes:
- the surE gene encoding 5'/3'-nucleotidase SurE gives rise to the protein MRILVTNDDGIYSPGLVALAEAASEFGQVRIVAPDVEQSSMAHAVTSSRPLSQRLAKVGHFDAFRVNGTPADCVALGSHIWGKVDLVLSGVNIGLNVGNSMWHSGTLAAAKQASLLGMRGVALSASETEDDYEILRPHIGRVIAQLLELPKLCLVNVNFPPHPRGVQFTRQSVRHYDGHIVPARDPHGRDIFWFAVKPIESPEPGTDRWAIEHDWVSITPLRLDLTDQTALEELLQHK